A region from the Mesorhizobium sp. J8 genome encodes:
- a CDS encoding TIGR01459 family HAD-type hydrolase, translating to MADSPDIIASLDDLAGRYAAILCDVWGVVHNGEWHFPAAAAALARARAAKVPVVLITNSPRRSADVVAQMKVIGVPADACDRVVTSGDVTRDLIAEGPRKIFHIGPERDFTLYDGLDVDLVEEFEASGIVCTGLYDDEVEKPADYTELLQRLRARNLPFICANPDILVERGERTIWCAGALARDYAQLGGRTLIAGKPFAPIYDVAMKEVAGLLGRAVERSEVLAIGDGMMTDVKGAADNGFDVLYVSGGIHARDYGDPLRPDPERLAGFLEKHGYRPVAVIPRLQ from the coding sequence ATGGCGGATTCGCCCGACATCATCGCTTCGCTCGACGATCTGGCGGGGCGCTACGCTGCCATCCTGTGCGACGTGTGGGGCGTCGTGCACAATGGCGAATGGCATTTTCCGGCTGCCGCCGCCGCGCTTGCCAGGGCGCGCGCGGCCAAGGTGCCTGTCGTGCTGATCACCAATTCGCCGCGTCGCAGCGCCGACGTCGTCGCCCAGATGAAAGTCATCGGGGTTCCCGCCGATGCCTGCGACCGGGTCGTCACCTCCGGCGACGTGACCCGCGACCTGATCGCCGAAGGACCCAGGAAGATATTTCACATCGGTCCCGAACGCGATTTCACCCTTTACGACGGGCTCGACGTCGATCTCGTCGAGGAATTCGAGGCCTCCGGCATCGTCTGCACGGGCCTTTATGACGACGAGGTGGAGAAACCCGCCGACTATACCGAATTGCTGCAGCGGCTCCGGGCCCGCAATCTGCCGTTCATTTGCGCCAATCCGGATATCCTGGTGGAGCGCGGCGAGCGCACCATCTGGTGCGCCGGCGCGCTCGCGCGCGATTACGCGCAACTGGGCGGCCGCACGTTGATTGCCGGCAAGCCCTTCGCGCCGATCTACGATGTCGCCATGAAGGAGGTCGCCGGCCTTCTCGGCCGCGCCGTCGAGCGCAGCGAGGTTCTCGCCATCGGCGACGGCATGATGACCGATGTCAAGGGAGCGGCCGACAACGGCTTCGACGTGCTCTATGTCTCCGGCGGCATCCATGCTCGCGATTATGGCGATCCGCTGCGGCCCGATCCGGAAAGGCTGGCGGGCTTTCTTGAAAAGCACGGCTACCGGCCGGTAGCCGTTATTCCGCGTCTGCAATAG
- a CDS encoding bifunctional riboflavin kinase/FAD synthetase, with product MKQAFERLSAVAPLPAHLRGGIVAIGNFDGVHRGHQSVLERALSEARRDGVPALVLTFEPHPRKVFRPQVPLFVLTPPPMKARLLASLGFAALVEQPFTRDFASLSPEAFVTDVLEKNLGIRHAVTGFDFHFGKDRQGGPAFLMAAGERHGFGVTLVDAFRDEGAEVVSSSRIRELLAEGKVEEAAGLLGYRFTVEAEVIGGQQLGRTLGFPTANMRLSPEAALKEGIYAVRFRRADGTLHDGVASFGRRPTVDDNGAPLLETYVFDFSGDLYGQTCQVSFFGFLRPELKFDGLDALVAQMKTDEAEARALLAGVRPLSQLDAEIAF from the coding sequence ATGAAGCAAGCCTTCGAACGTCTTTCGGCGGTCGCGCCGCTGCCGGCGCATCTGCGCGGCGGCATTGTGGCGATCGGTAATTTCGACGGTGTCCATCGCGGCCACCAGTCCGTCCTGGAGCGCGCGCTGAGCGAGGCCCGCCGCGACGGCGTGCCCGCTTTGGTGCTCACCTTCGAGCCGCATCCGCGCAAGGTGTTCCGGCCACAGGTGCCGCTCTTCGTGCTGACGCCGCCGCCGATGAAGGCGCGGCTGCTCGCAAGCCTTGGCTTTGCCGCGTTGGTCGAGCAGCCGTTCACGCGCGATTTTGCCTCGCTCTCGCCCGAGGCTTTCGTGACCGATGTGTTGGAGAAGAACCTCGGCATCCGCCACGCCGTCACCGGTTTCGACTTTCACTTCGGCAAGGACCGCCAGGGCGGCCCGGCCTTTCTGATGGCGGCTGGAGAACGGCATGGTTTTGGCGTGACGCTGGTCGACGCCTTCCGCGACGAAGGCGCCGAGGTGGTCTCGTCGAGCCGCATCCGGGAACTGCTGGCCGAAGGCAAGGTGGAGGAGGCCGCCGGTCTGCTCGGCTACCGTTTCACCGTCGAGGCTGAGGTGATCGGCGGCCAGCAGCTTGGCCGCACCCTGGGCTTCCCGACCGCCAATATGCGGCTTTCGCCGGAAGCGGCCTTGAAGGAAGGGATTTATGCCGTCCGTTTCCGTCGCGCCGACGGCACGCTCCATGACGGCGTCGCAAGCTTCGGCCGGCGTCCGACCGTCGATGACAACGGCGCGCCGCTGCTCGAAACATATGTCTTCGATTTTTCCGGCGATCTCTACGGCCAGACCTGCCAGGTGTCTTTCTTCGGCTTCCTGCGGCCGGAGCTGAAATTCGACGGCCTCGACGCGCTGGTGGCGCAGATGAAAACGGACGAGGCAGAGGCGAGGGCGCTGCTGGCGGGAGTGCGCCCGCTCTCGCAACTGGACGCCGAGATAGCGTTCTAG
- a CDS encoding HdeD family acid-resistance protein, with protein sequence MTLPSDALKDAIGQTRDKWGWFVALGVLLLIFGGIAFGNLFIATVASVYVVGWLMLMAGIIEIIHAFGVRTWGRFFYWLLSGLLYAVAGFFAFDNPLLASAVLTLLLAIALVASGLLRSWVAFSHRPQQGWGWLLAAGIITILLGLMIAMGWPVNSLWVLGIFLAIDLVFQGWSFIAIGLALKR encoded by the coding sequence ATGACTCTGCCAAGCGACGCTCTCAAGGACGCGATCGGCCAGACGCGGGACAAATGGGGATGGTTCGTGGCGCTCGGCGTGTTGCTGCTGATCTTCGGCGGCATCGCTTTCGGCAATCTGTTCATCGCCACCGTCGCTTCCGTCTATGTCGTCGGCTGGCTGATGCTGATGGCGGGCATCATCGAGATCATCCATGCCTTCGGGGTCAGGACCTGGGGACGTTTCTTCTATTGGCTGTTGAGCGGGCTGCTCTATGCCGTCGCCGGCTTTTTCGCCTTCGACAACCCGTTGCTCGCCTCGGCGGTGCTGACGCTGCTGTTGGCCATCGCGCTCGTCGCTTCGGGGCTTCTTCGGTCCTGGGTGGCCTTCAGCCATCGGCCGCAGCAAGGCTGGGGATGGCTGCTCGCGGCCGGCATCATCACCATTCTGCTCGGCCTTATGATCGCCATGGGCTGGCCGGTGAACAGCCTCTGGGTGCTGGGCATATTCCTGGCGATCGACCTGGTGTTCCAAGGCTGGAGCTTCATCGCCATAGGGCTGGCGCTGAAGCGGTAG
- a CDS encoding glycosyltransferase family 4 protein — protein MRRLVVDLSSMARWLGPPVGLVRVQRHYSAAAAAFEACEVAFTVFDPVGRILRRVSPQMAAEIIAGDISCDMSFLPDPARIKMRFYDRWPAWARRLLMAILRPRRILITEIGAFGRRNPGSPFLRFLERVETRLMKENERRQVAREDGSRVRIVPLRTVAGDRYELSPGDHLLLMNSDWAHTDVAVISYAARSAGAKLIVLLNDIIPIQFPEWYKPHDVKRFTDYVSLVIGLADRFILTSRRVTTDVEDYAAKLGVHLPELRHVPLGCDSARKSKADGRLPDGLEADRYILFVSTIEPRKNHSLLMDVWRRLVLDGTAAHSGMKLVFVGRSGWMVDEVLAKLHSHPDYRKSLVHLDNVDDATLSLLYRNSAFCVYPSLYEGYGLPPVEALAYGKALIASTGGAIAEVVGSSGLCLDPLDIEGWESAMREWITSPAARAPYEAKAAAFVARSWERAGRETLEAALAPFADEARPPEE, from the coding sequence ATGCGGCGGCTTGTCGTCGATCTCTCGAGCATGGCGCGTTGGCTCGGCCCTCCGGTCGGCCTGGTCCGCGTGCAGCGGCATTACAGCGCGGCGGCGGCCGCCTTCGAGGCGTGCGAGGTGGCGTTCACCGTGTTCGACCCGGTCGGGCGGATTCTCAGGCGGGTTTCACCGCAGATGGCGGCGGAAATTATCGCCGGCGATATCTCATGCGACATGAGTTTCCTACCGGACCCTGCGCGTATCAAGATGCGGTTTTACGATCGCTGGCCGGCCTGGGCCCGGCGGTTGCTGATGGCGATCTTAAGGCCGCGCCGTATCCTGATAACCGAAATCGGCGCGTTCGGCCGGCGCAATCCCGGTAGCCCTTTTCTGCGTTTCCTCGAGCGGGTCGAAACCCGGCTGATGAAGGAAAACGAGCGGCGGCAAGTCGCTCGCGAGGACGGTTCACGTGTCCGGATCGTCCCGCTCCGGACCGTTGCCGGCGACAGATACGAGCTTTCGCCCGGCGACCATCTGCTCCTGATGAACAGCGACTGGGCGCATACCGATGTCGCGGTCATTTCGTACGCGGCGCGCTCCGCCGGCGCAAAGCTGATCGTGCTCTTGAACGACATCATCCCGATCCAGTTTCCCGAATGGTACAAGCCGCACGACGTCAAGAGATTTACGGACTATGTGTCCCTGGTGATCGGGCTGGCAGACCGCTTCATCCTGACTTCGAGGCGCGTCACCACCGATGTCGAGGACTATGCCGCCAAGCTGGGCGTCCACCTGCCGGAACTGAGGCATGTCCCTCTCGGCTGCGACAGCGCCCGCAAGTCGAAGGCGGACGGCCGCTTGCCGGACGGGCTCGAGGCGGATCGCTACATCCTCTTCGTTTCCACCATCGAGCCGCGCAAGAACCATTCGCTGCTCATGGATGTCTGGCGCCGCCTCGTCCTTGACGGAACGGCCGCGCATAGCGGCATGAAGCTGGTTTTCGTCGGCCGCAGCGGCTGGATGGTCGATGAGGTCCTGGCGAAGCTTCACAGCCATCCCGACTACCGCAAGAGCCTTGTCCATCTCGACAACGTCGATGACGCAACCTTGTCCCTTCTTTATCGCAACAGCGCGTTCTGCGTGTACCCGTCGCTCTATGAGGGATATGGGCTGCCGCCGGTCGAGGCGCTGGCCTACGGAAAGGCACTGATCGCCTCGACGGGCGGAGCCATCGCCGAGGTGGTCGGCTCGTCGGGATTGTGCCTCGATCCGCTCGACATCGAAGGATGGGAAAGCGCCATGCGGGAGTGGATCACCTCGCCCGCGGCCCGTGCTCCGTACGAGGCGAAGGCCGCGGCATTCGTGGCGCGGAGCTGGGAGCGGGCCGGCCGGGAGACGCTGGAGGCGGCGCTTGCGCCATTCGCGGACGAAGCCCGGCCACCAGAAGAATGA
- a CDS encoding glycosyltransferase, producing MIIPVRDGAQYVGEALQSILDQDLADFEVIVVDDGSCDDSVAIATSISGRDSRVKVVANSGKGIVDALNMGISLARAPLVARMDCDDISLPDRLRRQMARFEADPDLQLLGTAGLQIDRDGKLLRPIEVPAGNDPLREALAKYNPMLHPTVMFRTEAVRRAGGYRRAFTYAEDYDLWLRLSETGKLANMEVPLVKLRSHPGQVSRVKQDQQKAAAALARQSALLRRYRAEPFDTNGQPAQAIARFLASRAATGVGISSLERRDIELLLRTAGIPLAVTCKLLFLAAVGAPSFRTLALGPRLAWRRMIARPAKMRLN from the coding sequence GTGATCATTCCAGTGAGAGACGGCGCGCAATATGTCGGCGAGGCCCTACAAAGCATCCTGGACCAGGATCTGGCGGATTTTGAAGTCATCGTCGTCGACGATGGGTCTTGCGACGACAGCGTCGCGATCGCGACGTCGATCAGCGGCCGTGACAGCCGCGTCAAAGTCGTCGCCAACAGCGGCAAGGGGATCGTCGACGCGCTGAATATGGGGATTTCGCTCGCGCGGGCCCCTCTTGTGGCGCGCATGGATTGCGACGACATCTCGCTGCCCGACAGGTTGCGCCGGCAGATGGCGCGTTTCGAGGCGGATCCCGATCTGCAGTTGCTCGGCACCGCGGGATTGCAGATCGACCGGGACGGAAAGCTGTTGAGGCCGATAGAGGTTCCCGCCGGCAACGACCCGTTGCGGGAAGCGCTCGCCAAGTATAATCCCATGCTTCATCCGACGGTGATGTTCCGGACCGAGGCCGTCCGGCGCGCGGGAGGCTACCGTCGCGCGTTCACCTATGCCGAAGACTACGATCTATGGCTGCGGCTTTCCGAGACGGGAAAACTGGCCAACATGGAAGTGCCGCTCGTGAAGCTGAGATCGCATCCGGGACAAGTATCGCGCGTAAAGCAGGATCAGCAAAAGGCGGCCGCGGCATTGGCCAGGCAGTCGGCGCTGTTGCGCCGCTATCGCGCCGAGCCGTTCGACACGAACGGCCAACCGGCGCAGGCCATCGCACGCTTTCTGGCATCGCGCGCCGCCACTGGGGTCGGTATCTCCAGCCTGGAGAGGCGCGACATCGAGTTGCTGCTGCGAACCGCGGGCATACCCTTGGCCGTCACGTGCAAGCTGCTGTTCCTCGCGGCTGTCGGCGCCCCCTCTTTCAGGACGCTCGCGCTCGGACCTCGACTGGCCTGGCGCAGGATGATCGCGCGCCCTGCAAAGATGCGGCTGAACTGA